One Perca flavescens isolate YP-PL-M2 chromosome 9, PFLA_1.0, whole genome shotgun sequence genomic window carries:
- the LOC114561851 gene encoding granzyme B-like — MSIHCQLLILILALTLDGQVHTGEVIGGREAVPHSRPYMVLLEQRMPSGNKKNCGGFLLNEDFVMTAAHCQASSYTVILGVHNVYSSNGIQRSSVVQTFPHKDYDETDLSNDIMLLKLSSKANFSTNVQPIALAGQGDGSLPKSCIVSGWGRTDKHIKHMSLVLMEANVTISTECEKEKSYCTEGETGPGNGDSGGPLVCEDGKAYGVVSSGYLNKYSYAKIPDYRSWIDLIMN, encoded by the exons atgtctatccactgtcaacTGCTAATACTGATACTTGCTCTGACTCTTGATGGGCAAG TTCATACAGGGGAAGTAATTGGAGGTCGGGAGGCTGTGCCACATAGCAGACCCTACATGGTGCTTTTGGAGCAGCGCATGCCGagtggtaataaaaaaaactgcggTGGCTTCCTTCTGAATGAGGATTTTGTGATGACTGCAGCCCACTGCCAAGCCAG TTCCTACACAGTCATACTAGGAGTTCACAATGTCTATAGCAGTAATGGAATCCAGCGTTCATCTGTGGTACAAACATTTCCACACAAAGACTATGATGAAACTGATTTGAGCaatgacataatgcttcttaag TTGAGCTCCAAGGCAAACTTCAGCACAAATGTGCAACCTATTGCTCTTGCAGGCCAAGGTGATGGCTCTCTGCCCAAATCATGTATAGTCTCTGGCTGGGGAAGAACAGACAAGCACATAAAACACATGTCTCTTGTACTCATGGAAGCCAATGTAACAATAAGTACGGAGTGTGAAAAGGAAAAATCATACTGCACTGAGGGAGAGACTGGACCTGGTAAT GGAGACTCCGGAGGTCCACTGGTCTGTGAAGATGGAAAGGCGTACGGTGTGGTGTCCTCAGGTTACCTAAACAAATATAGTTATGCTAAGATTCCTGACTACAGAAGCTGGATTGATTTGATTATGAACTAA